CGTTACGGCCGACCTGGGAACTTGCTCGGACTTCCCGGCTGTAGAATGTGCCCGTCTGTGCACGTCACGCCTCCCAGGGAGGAGCACCCGGGTCCCGCATCCAGGACCGAGGTGCCGGGCGAGCGTGGAGGCCCCTTGCCCGCCTGGCAGGTGAACTCCTGACGAGAGGGCCGCGCACGGCGCCTTTCGCCTTCCCGTGGATGAACGGCTAACGACTCCAGCGACCTCTGTCCGGCGCGATTTTCCGCGCCCGAGGGGACGCCCGGACAGCCTCCCGCCACGCGAGCCCCTGCGGCTCGGGAGGGCGGGGGAGGATTAAGAAGCGCGGGCGCGAGGCGCGTCCGCGCGGGCCCGGAGCTGGGCCTCCATGCGGACGAAGTCGGAGACGGCGCTCTTCAAGGCGCGCAGCAGCGTGTCCGCCTCTCCCTGACGCAGCGGGCGCCCGCCGAAGCGGGCCTCCAGGTAGCGCCGGGTGATGGGCGCGAGCGCGGGCGCCAGCGCGTGCCCGTCCGAGGACATCCGCGCGTGCAGCTCCTCCAGCGTCTCGTCGTCACCCCGCACGATGCCGGCCGAGGCGAGCACCGCCTCCACCGCGTCCACGAAGCGCGTGGCCTCGAGTGGACGAGGCCGTCCCGACAACCGCTCCGCGAGCCGCCACCCGGCGTAGACGAGCATGCCCACCACCAGCGCCGCGCCCCAGGCCCGGGCGGGAGGCAGCTGACTGCGCTCGTTCTTCTCGGAGCCCTGGGGCGGACGCACCAGCGCGCGCGCCACGTCCACCTGGTCCCGGAACGAGTAGTCGACGACGGAGTTGCGCCACCGCGACTCGATGGCCTCGTACAATCCCAGCAGCCGCTGCAGCCACTTCGAGCCCTGGCCCGGACGGTTGGCCGGCGGCGTCGCGTCCACCGTGACGAAGCCCCGCTCGGGCACCAGCACGTGCGTCCATGCGTGGGCGTCACCGGCGCGCAGGATGTAGCCTTCGTTCACGCGCTCGCCGCCGAAGAAGCCCGTGGCCAGCCGGGCCCGGATGCCCTGGGTGCGCAGCATCAGCGTCAGCGCGGTGGCGAAGTGCTCGCAGTGCCCGGCCTTGCGCTCGAAGAGGAAGTCCGCCAGCGGGTCGTCCCGCTCACCGGCCTGCTCCAACGTGTACGAGAGCTCGCGCTGGAGCCACGCGGCCAGCTTCTGCGCGGCGGCCATCGGCTCGCGCTCGCCATTGAGCACCCGCGCCGCCGTCTGGGCCACGCGCGGGTCGATGTTCTCGGGCAACGCCAGCAGCGCGTCCTGCTCCACCGTGGGAAGCTTGCGGAACCGGTCTCCACTGCCACCCGGCGGCAGGCTGTACGCCTCATAGGAGTAGGAGAGCCCCGGCTCCAGGAAGCGCGCCTCGCCGCCGGACAGCTCCTGGAGGAAGGTGCGCCGGCCGCCGGTGCTCGTGTTCGCCACCGCGTTGCCCAGCCGCGACGGCGTCTCGAGCGCGATGAGCGTGCGGCCTCCGTAGGCGGGGAGCAACTCCACGCGCTGGTGCACCAGGTTGTCGCCGCCTGGACGCAGCGTCAGCAGCGGCTCGCGCTCCTTGCGCACGCCGCCCGCGTTCGTCCACTCCAGCCCGTCGAAGATGTCGTAGGTGCGGCCCACCCAGTACGCGCCGAGCGCGTCCACGCCCGGGTCCGGGTTCAGCGTCGCGCGCAGCACGACGCGCGGGTTGTCCTTGATGGTGCCCGTGCCGCCCAGGCGCACCGTGTTGGAGAAGCCCGTCGTCGCGGGGCCGATGCCCGGTGACGCGCGAGGCCCCGTCATGTTCCAGTTGAGCCGGGGGAAGAGGATGAAGAAGGCCACCGCGCCGGCCACCGCGAAGCTGACGCCCGTGCTCAGGGGGCGCAGCACCTGGCGCACCGGGATGGGCTCGCCCTCCGGCACCGCCGACTCCACCACGCCCAGCGCCAGCGAGACGCTGGACATCACGCTGAAGGCGACCAGGAACAGTCCGTAGACCAGCTCACCGGACAGCGCCGCGCCGCCCGCCACCATCAACAGGCCGGACAGGTGCACCTGTCCATCCGTGGCCGGGTCCGGCGCGGACAAGAGCCGGTGCGCGGAGATGAGGCCCGCGAAGGCACACGCGGCCACCACCAGGTTGAGCGAGCCCGCCGTGACGTTCACCGCCAGCACCGCCGCCACGCCCAACAGCAGGAGCGCGGTGAGCTTCGCGCGCCGGGCGAACAGCCGCTTGCCCAGCAGCGCCGCCACCAGCGAGAAGACATAGAGGCCCAGCGTCCACAGCGGCAGCTGGCCGGACACGGCCATCGACGCGAAGGCGCAGCCGGACGCCACGTCGCGCAACACCAGCCGCAGCTTCGAGCCGCGCGTCATGCCGCCGCCTCCTCGTCTCCAGGCCGCTCGAAGCCCAGCCACGCCAGGGCCCGCAGGATTCGCCGCTCCTGCGCCGCGCCCGTGCCCGCGCGCAGCCGCTCCTCGGCGGTGTGGAGGCCCACCTCATGGCCCTCCTCGAGCAGTCGGTGGGCCAGCGCCGCCACCTCCTCGCAGCGCCGCTCCAGCGCCTCACCCTCCAGGCCCGGCTCAATCGAGAGCATCCACGTACGGCGCTCCTCGCGCTCGCGCTCCACGCGCAGGAGCTTCCCCATCGACGCGCTCTTGAGCCAGTGGATGCGCCGCGCGTCCTCGCCCTCGGCCAGCTCGCGCAGGCCCGTCACGTCGCCGCTGCCGTCGTTGCGGCGCGGGTTGCCCGCGTCACCCACGGGGCCTCGCTCGGCGTCACCCGGGTCCATGCAGGCATAGCCCCGCTTGGGGTAGACGAGCAGCAGTCCCTCCAAGGGGAGCACGCGCGTCTTGGCGAACAGGCCCAGGGGCCACGTCGTCGTCACCTGCACGCCCGTCAGCCGCACGGGCCCACGTCGGGGGGCGACGAGGTCCGCGCGGACGATGTGCTCCACGCCGGAGGGCAGGTAGCCCACGCCGCCCACGCCCGTCAGCGGCGAGTCCGCCTCCGCGAGCACCAGCGCGAAGGCCTGTCCCTGCTTGCGCGACACCGCCCAGCGGAAGGCGAAGGGCTCACCGGCGAAGGCCGCGTCCGTGCCCACGCGGCGCACCGAGAGGTCCCGGATGCACCGCTCCGACAGCACGCCGGACACCACCACCATGCTGAGGAGCAGGCCGAGCAGCAGGTACAGCAGGTTGTTGCCCGTGTTGAGCGCGCCCAGGCCCACGCCGAACGTGACCACCAGGTACGTGCGGCCAATGCGCGTCACCCGGAGGGTGCGCGGCGGACGGAGCCTGGCGCGAAGTCGCGCCCAGCGCTGCTTCCACGGGGACTTCACCGCGGCGCCGGGACCTTTCGGACCAGCTCCTCCAAGAGGTGCGCCGCCTCGTCCCGCGCCGCCACGCCCTGCACGGCGCTGCGCAGCAGCACGCGGTGCGCCCAGCACGGCACCAGCACCGCCCGCACGTCCCCGGGCGTCACGAAGTCCCGGGCCTCCCACAGGGCCTGCGTGCGGGCCGCCGCGCCCAGCGCCAGCACCGCGCGCGTGGAGGCGCCTCGCTCGATGTCGCCGTGCTCACGCGTCGCCCGCGCCAGCCGCACCACGTACTCCGCCACGGACGCGTCCAGGCGCTGCTCCGCGGACAACGCGCGCAGGGCCGCCAGCTCCTCGGGGCTGGACACGCCCTTCACCGCGTCCAGCGGCGGCGCGCGGCCCCGCGTGGCGAGCAGTCGCGCCTCCACGTCGGCGGCGGGGTGCCCCAGCGACAGGCGCACCATGAAGCGGTCCAGCTGCGAGTCCGGCAGCGGATAGGTGCCGGAGAAGTCCACCGGGTTCTGCGTGGCCACCACCGTGAAGGGGGCGGGCAGGGCGTGCGTGCTCCCGTCGAGCGACACCTGGCCCTGCGCCATGGCCTCCAGCAGCGCGGACTGCGTGCGGGGCGGGGCGCGGTTGAGCTCGTCCGCGAGCACCAGCTGTCGGAAGAGGGGGCCGGGACGGAACTGGAAGGTGGCCGTCTGCGCGTGGAAGACCTGGGCGCCGAGGATGTCGGCGGGCATCAGGTCCGCGGTGAACTGCACGCGCGCGAAGCTCAGCCCGCAGGCGCGGGCCAGGGCCTCCGCGAGCGTCGTCTTGCCGACACCCGGCACGTCCTCCAGCAACAGGTGCCCACCGGAGACCAGGCACGTCGTCACCAGGCGCGCCTGGGCCTCCTTGCCCTCGACGGCGCGCCCGAGTTCGGCGGCGATTCTCTCCATGGCCGGGCGCGCGGAGGCGGGGGACGGTACGTCGGCGGCGAGGACGCGGGCGGGCTGGGTCATCCGCCGTCACTCTAGCCGACTCCCCCGGGGGCCGGCACCGCCAACTCCAGGGCGCCCGCTCAGGAAGCGCCCGTCTGCTCGGCCTCCCTCTAGAGGGAGAGCACATCCTCGGGCGTGTAGTACGGACGCGGCACCACCACCCCCGTCGTCACCCCGAAGTAGCGGAACATCCGCTCGTGGTGCGTCGCCAGCCCGCGCAGCTTCACCGAGTGGGCCAGGTTGCGCGTCAGCACCCCCACCGCGCTGTCCTTGAACTCCCGCAGGTGGGTGAAATCCACCACCACGTCCTGCCCCTGCAACGTGTCCAGCGACGTCTGCACCTCCTGCGCCGTCTTACCGTCCAGAACCCCTTCCAGACGCAGGGTGATGCGACCTGCGACGTCCTCACGGTGGATCTGCAAACCCGCCATTGCTGTGCTCTCCCAATCGATGCGTGTGCGCGCTGTGCCGAAGTCTCGGGCACGGCGGCAGGAGCACATACCGGGCCAATGTCGCACCCGGAAAACCCATGGAATATCCACGGGGTGCACTGCCGGGCGCGAACACTGCCGAAGGAGCGGCAGGAATTTCAGCCACCAGGATGCAACATCTACACGACTGTCAGCTGTCGGGCGTCGTGGCTGTCGCCTGGCGATCAACCCTGCCGGTCAATCGTCTTCTGCTGGTCTCGCAGGGTCAGCTCGCGCTCCTGCTGGGCCTTCAGCTTGCGGAACTCCTTCACCACCTTGGTGGGGTAGCCCGCCATGAACTTCGTGCGCGACTCCTTCTTGGCGAGGATGCGCCGGGCCAGCCCCGGCCCCGCGTTGTAGGCGACCAGCGCCTTCTCCACCGAGCCGAAGCGCTCGATGAGGTCCGCCAGGTAGGCGGTGCCCAGCGTCACGTTGGTCTCCGCGTCGAACAGGTTGGTGGAGCGGCCCAGCCGGAAGCCGGCCTTGTCCGCCAGCCACGTGCCCGTGTCCGGCATCACCTGCATCAGGCCCATGGCGCCCACGTGGGACACCGCGTAGTTGTTGAACGAGCTCTCGCAGCGGATGACCGCCACCACCAGCAGCGGGTCCACGTTGTTGCGCTGCGCCTCGCGGACGATGGCCACCGACAGCCGGCGCTGCTGGTGCACCGGCAGCCCCGACGCCTTCACCATCTCCGCCACGCCCAGGCGCTCGGCCTGCGCGAACATCGCCTCGTCCTCGTACTTCTCCAGCTTCGCCAGCGCCGCCTTCAGCTCCCGCTCCCGCTGCTCCAGCGAGGCGCGCAGGTACATCACCTCTGCGGGCTCTCCCTGGGGCCCCGTGGGCACCTGCACCGGAAACGCATACGCCCCCGCGCTCAACAGCATCGCCGCCGTCGTCACCGCCACCGTCCAGCCCCTCATCCCGCCCTCCCCGGCAACCCCATGCCCACTGGCCCACGGATGTCGCGCTCGTTCACCCGACTCCGACGAGGAGACACCCAAGCAGGCGCCGTGCCAGGTCCAAAGGTGCCCCTTGCACGCGTGTCTCTCCTTTAGATCTCTTGGAACACCGAGTTCCTGGTGGGTACGCGGGCTTCTCGGGCGTCGGAAAAAATGCCCGGAGAGGGAACTTTGCTTCCTGTGAAAAGGACCGGGTTGCCGGTGGGCAACCGCGTTCCTAGTTTGGGCCGCTCCGGGATGGGGATACGGGGGAGGTGCCAACGTGTACTGGACCATGGGGATGATCCTGCTCGTGCTGTGGGGCACGGGCCTGACGGTGGGCTCCACGGAGGGCTACTGGGTCCACCTGTTGCTGCTCTTCGCGCTGCTCACGTTCGTGGTGGGCGTGGTGGCGCGGGGCCGGAGGACGGCGGTGTCATGAGCGCGGTCCGAGGTCCCAGGGCCGACGGGGTGGAGCTGCCCCGGGACACCGCGGGCTTCACCCGCCGCGAGTGCCCCAGCTGCATGCGCGCGTTCAAGACGCGCCCCGGCCCGCATGACGCCCGTGCGCTCCTGCACAAGCTGCAGGCCTTCTTCACGCTGGAGAACGCGCACGAGGGCGAGGAGGGGCTGCCGGTGTGGCGCTGCCCCTACTGCGGCCACCGCGCGGAGGCGGACGGCTTCCTCACGCCCGCCCAGCAGACGCACCTGGAGTCGGTGGCGCGGGCATGGGCCAACCACGTCCGCTACGAGCAGCTGGCGCACGTCTCGCGCACGCTGTCGCTCAACCCCCGGCCCACCTTCGTCGCCGTGGAGCCCGAGTCGATGCCGGGCCCCATGGACCCGGAGCCGGACGAGCTGCTGCGCGTGATTCCCATGCTCTGCTGCGGCGAGGACGTGAAGCTCCTGTGGGAGTGGGATCAGCTCATCTTCTGCCCCCGCTGCGGCGCCCGGCACGGCGGGCTGAGCGGTCGGCAACAGATCCAGCTCGAGGTCATCCAGGAATAGCGCGGGTGGGGTGGACTCGGCCGCCGGCCGACGGCAGGCTCGCGCGCCATGAAGAGGTTCCCCTGGTGGGGGCTTGGGGCGTGTCTGCTGCTCGGCGCACGGCCCGCCTTGGCCCACGACGCAGACATCCTCTACACCCAGGTGCATCGCACGCCGGACGCCCGCGCGTCCGAGGTGCGCCAGGTCCTCACGATGACGGGAGCGACGCTCGGGCGGCTCGTCCCGGCGGGCGTGGACGCGGACTCGGATGGCGCCCTGTCGCAGGCGGAGCTGGACGCGCGCCCCGACGCCCTCTCGAGCGGCGTCTGGGACGCGCTGCCGCTCACCGCGGGCGGCGCCCCCTGCGCGCGCACGGCCCAGGCGGCGCGGGCCCGGCAGACCTTCATCGAGCTGACGGCGACCTTCCTCTGTCCCGAGGGACGGCTGCGCCAGCGCTACGGCGTGCTGTCGGTGCTGCCCTCGGGTTACCGGGTCATCCTGGGCAGCGTGGGGGAGGGTGGGGCTCCGGGCGCGCTCTTCGCGGAAGCCGGCCAGCCCTCGCTCGACATCCCCGACCCCGGGGATGTGTCCTCGTCCGCCATCGGAGGTTTCCTCGGGTGGGTGGGGCTGGGCATGCGCCACATCTTCGAGGGCGTGGACCACCTGGTGTTCCTGCTGGCGGTGCTGCTGGTGGGCGGCGGCTTCAAGCGGGTGCTGCTGCTGGTGACGTCGTTCACGGTGGCGCACTCGCTGACGCTCGGGGCCACGGCGCTCGGCTGGGTGGTGCTGGATGGCGAGCGGGCGCGCTGGGTGGAGGCCGCCATCGCGCTGTCCATCATCTATGTCGCGGTGGAGAACCTGCTGCTGCGCGAGCACCGGCACCGCGCGCTCGTCACGTTCCTCTTCGGACTGGTGCACGGCTTCGGCTTCGCGAGCGTGCTGGCGGGCTATGGCCTGGGAGACTCCGTGGCGAAGGGGCTGCTCGGCTTCAACCTGGGCGTGGAGCTGGGCCAGGCGCTCGTCGTCGCCGTGCTGCTGCCGCCCCTGCGGATGCTCCAGCGCAGGCCGCGCGCGCACCTGGGGACCGTCCGCGTGTTGTCCGTGGGCATCCTCGCGGCTGGTGGGTACTGGATGGTCCAGCGCGCACTCGGTTGAATCCCGCGGACCCCGTTCCTACGTTGGCCTCGAAGAGGGTAGGGATCGGGGGACGTAGATGGGTGCGAGGCATACCCGGCTGGCCGCGGCACTGGCGGCCGCGTGGGAGGCGGAGGTCGTCTCCGCACGGCGGATGACGATGCTCGCCGAGCGAATCATGGATGCGCGCATGCGCGCGAGGCTGATGGTGCTGGCCGCCTTCTGCCGGGCGCATGCCTCCAGGTTGCTCGCGCGACTGGCGGCGCTGGGGCGGGGGCCGCTGCCGGTTCCTCCCGAGGAGATCATCCTGGACCCGGACACGCAGCTGGAGCTGCGGCGCGAGGGGGCCTTCGCCCGCGCGTCCGCCGCCCGCTACGAGGCCACCGCGGAGCTGGCGCGCCAGCAGGCGGACCTGTCCTCGGCCTGGGTCTGCGAGCTCAACCGCACCGAGGAGCAGGACCGCTCCCGGGAGCTGCTCATCATGGCCGAGGGCGCCCTGGCCGGCGCCACCCTGTCGAGCCCCGCCGCGGCCGCCGCGCCCGCCGACTCCTGAATTCGAGCGCCGGGGGCGCGCTCTCCCGGTGACAGTCCGGGGGCCTTGGGCGTAGAAATCCGCCCATGGCGAAGGAGAGCTACGACGACCTCATCTTCCAGCTCGGAGACCTGTCCCGCGACAGGCTCCCGGGCAAGCCGAACTGCCCCCGCTCCATGGACCGCGTCTACAAGGCGGAGGAGGCGGTGGTGGCGCGCCGCGAGGAGCTGGCCGGCTTCGAGCAGGAGATGAACGACGAGGATGCCGCCTACCAGGCCTTCCTCGACCAACAGGAGCAGGAGAAGGCCGGCCACCAGGCCATCGTCCGCAAGTGGAAGAAGGCGGTGGATGCCATCGACGGCAAGGTGAAGGACCTGCGCAAGACGCTCGCCACCCGGCGCGCGGAGCTGCGCTACGCCGCCGACGCGCTCATCAAGATGGAGAAGAAGATCGAGGACATGGAGCTGACGCGGCAGGACATCGCCCGCATCGACACCGCGCGCACCAACCTCAAGAAGAACCGCCTCACCCAGATGCGGCTCGGCCGGGAGGTCGAGGACCTGGAAGAGCGGCTGTCCACCGCCCTCACGCCGGAGCCCGGCCAGCCCGGCGCCCCCGGCATCCTGGCCCACAAGCGCCTGCTGGAGATGGAGGACGAAGCGGAGGCGCGCAAGGAGGAGCACGAGGCGCGCATGGTGGAAATCGACCAGTCCATCGCCACCCTCGAGGAACAGGTGAAGGCCGCCGAGGATTATCTGGACCAGGCGCTGTTCCTGCTCGGGGAGGACGTGTACGCTCAACGCATCGCTGATCCACAGCTGGCCGCGTTCTACCCCCGGCTTGATCGCGCGCAGTGAGGGAACCTGGCTCCCGTAGTGCTTGACGTCAGGGGTATGTCTGCTACATTGCGCCGCTTCCTGGGGACCGCAGAGTAGTTCGCGGGCCAGATCATTGATTTTATTGGGTTTTTCCGCGCCTACGCGCGCTGGCAGTGTGAGGACGACGTGAAGGGTCTGATTGGCAAGAAGATCGGAATGACCCAGGTGTTCACCGACGAGGGCAACCTCGTTCCCGTGACGGTCATCGACGTGAGCACCTGCCAGGTGGTGGGCAAGCGCACTCCCGAGAAGGATCAGTACTCCGCGGTCACCCTGGGCTTTGGTGAGATCCGCGAGAAGATCCTGAACAAGTGCGAGCGGGGCTTCTTCAAGAAGAACAACGCCCCCTACCGCCGGCACCTGAAGGAGTTCCGCGTCACGGTGGAGGAGGCGACCTCCTTCAACGTGGGCGACGCCGTCAAGGCGGACCTGTTCTCCAAGGGCCAGCTCGTGGACGTCACGGGCGTGACCAAGGGCCGCGGCTTCTCCGGCGTCATGCGCCGCTGGAGCTTCAAGGGTTCGCAGACGAAGACGCACGGTACGCACGAGTACCAGCGTCACCCGGGCGCCATCGGTCAGCGTAAGACGCCGGGCCGCACCTACCCCAACAAGAAGATGCCGGGTCACTACGGCGTGGAGCAGGTCACCACGCAGAACCTGACCGTCGTCGACGTGGACCTGGAGAAGGGGCTCGTCCTGGTCAAGGGCGCCGTCCCGGGCCACAACAACGCCATCGTGTACGTCCGCCCGAGCATCAAGGTGGCCATGCGCGAGCAGCACAAGTCCGCGCGCCGCGCCTGATCCGCTGTCCGAGCGGCTTCGCCTGAAGCCCTCATGACGCCCCGCCTCCGGGCCCGCTTCGTCGGGCATCCGGGCGGGGCGTTTGCTTTTGGGGCCTGGGTTTCCCCGCGGTGGGTGGGCACAGGTGTGTCCCGCCGTGGGAAGCGCCGTGGGCCGCCTTCCGTGCTCCAGGGCCGCGCGAGCGCCCGGAAACGTTGAGAGGTGGTCGGCGCGGGGGCCTCGGGGTGAAAAGAATTCCGCCTCCAGGGCTCCGTGGCTTGTCGGGCGTGGAAGGCGTGTGCACATGGATGCGCCATGAAGGGGCCTGGCCGTCGGTGACGCAGGCGCCCTGGATGGGGGAGGCTTTGATCTTCCCGCACACGTCGGCCCAACCCCTTGGGCCGGGCAGGAACCATGAACGCACGCACGCTCCGCGTCTTCGCACCTCTGGTGGTCTGGTTGGCGGCCTCGGCGGCCGCCGCGCAGGATGACGAGGCCGTCCTCGACAACGTCGTCGTCCGCAACCGGCTGTACGAGCCGGGTGGCAAGCTCGAGCTGTCCTTGGGGGTGGGGCTGCCCCTGCAGACGCACCTGACCGCGCACTACTTCTTCAACGTCGGCGTCGCCTACAACCTCTTCAACACGCTGGCCGTGGAGGCGCGGGCGGGCTACGCGGCCAGCCGCCACACGGGCCTGGCGCGCTCCATCTCCGAGAGCTTCCTGGCGCGCGAGGACAAGCGCGTCACGGACGAGCTGGAGGACCTCTGGGAGATGAACCTCCACGGCGTGGCCGGCATCCGCTGGGCGCCCATCTACGGGAAGCTGAGCCTGGTGTCGGACCTGCCCGCGCACTTCCAGGCCTATGTGTGGGCTGGCGGCGGGCTGGGCAGCTTCCAGCGCAACTCCGTCATCCAGTGCTCGCAGGTCGTCAACCGCACGGCGGGCGTCTGCGACAACCGCACCTCACTGGATGACCGGGGCAGCGCGTCCGAGGACTACTGGGTGCGCGAGACGCGCGTGGCGCCCATGGTGTCCGCGGCGGTGGGCTTCCGCTTCTTCATCCTCGACAAGCACGGGCTGCGGCTGGAGGTGCGCGACTGGGTGTTCCGC
The genomic region above belongs to Myxococcus guangdongensis and contains:
- a CDS encoding transglutaminase TgpA family protein is translated as MTRGSKLRLVLRDVASGCAFASMAVSGQLPLWTLGLYVFSLVAALLGKRLFARRAKLTALLLLGVAAVLAVNVTAGSLNLVVAACAFAGLISAHRLLSAPDPATDGQVHLSGLLMVAGGAALSGELVYGLFLVAFSVMSSVSLALGVVESAVPEGEPIPVRQVLRPLSTGVSFAVAGAVAFFILFPRLNWNMTGPRASPGIGPATTGFSNTVRLGGTGTIKDNPRVVLRATLNPDPGVDALGAYWVGRTYDIFDGLEWTNAGGVRKEREPLLTLRPGGDNLVHQRVELLPAYGGRTLIALETPSRLGNAVANTSTGGRRTFLQELSGGEARFLEPGLSYSYEAYSLPPGGSGDRFRKLPTVEQDALLALPENIDPRVAQTAARVLNGEREPMAAAQKLAAWLQRELSYTLEQAGERDDPLADFLFERKAGHCEHFATALTLMLRTQGIRARLATGFFGGERVNEGYILRAGDAHAWTHVLVPERGFVTVDATPPANRPGQGSKWLQRLLGLYEAIESRWRNSVVDYSFRDQVDVARALVRPPQGSEKNERSQLPPARAWGAALVVGMLVYAGWRLAERLSGRPRPLEATRFVDAVEAVLASAGIVRGDDETLEELHARMSSDGHALAPALAPITRRYLEARFGGRPLRQGEADTLLRALKSAVSDFVRMEAQLRARADAPRARAS
- a CDS encoding DUF58 domain-containing protein, whose protein sequence is MKSPWKQRWARLRARLRPPRTLRVTRIGRTYLVVTFGVGLGALNTGNNLLYLLLGLLLSMVVVSGVLSERCIRDLSVRRVGTDAAFAGEPFAFRWAVSRKQGQAFALVLAEADSPLTGVGGVGYLPSGVEHIVRADLVAPRRGPVRLTGVQVTTTWPLGLFAKTRVLPLEGLLLVYPKRGYACMDPGDAERGPVGDAGNPRRNDGSGDVTGLRELAEGEDARRIHWLKSASMGKLLRVEREREERRTWMLSIEPGLEGEALERRCEEVAALAHRLLEEGHEVGLHTAEERLRAGTGAAQERRILRALAWLGFERPGDEEAAA
- a CDS encoding AAA family ATPase; this encodes MTQPARVLAADVPSPASARPAMERIAAELGRAVEGKEAQARLVTTCLVSGGHLLLEDVPGVGKTTLAEALARACGLSFARVQFTADLMPADILGAQVFHAQTATFQFRPGPLFRQLVLADELNRAPPRTQSALLEAMAQGQVSLDGSTHALPAPFTVVATQNPVDFSGTYPLPDSQLDRFMVRLSLGHPAADVEARLLATRGRAPPLDAVKGVSSPEELAALRALSAEQRLDASVAEYVVRLARATREHGDIERGASTRAVLALGAAARTQALWEARDFVTPGDVRAVLVPCWAHRVLLRSAVQGVAARDEAAHLLEELVRKVPAPR
- a CDS encoding STAS domain-containing protein, producing MAGLQIHREDVAGRITLRLEGVLDGKTAQEVQTSLDTLQGQDVVVDFTHLREFKDSAVGVLTRNLAHSVKLRGLATHHERMFRYFGVTTGVVVPRPYYTPEDVLSL
- a CDS encoding lytic transglycosylase domain-containing protein, which translates into the protein MRGWTVAVTTAAMLLSAGAYAFPVQVPTGPQGEPAEVMYLRASLEQRERELKAALAKLEKYEDEAMFAQAERLGVAEMVKASGLPVHQQRRLSVAIVREAQRNNVDPLLVVAVIRCESSFNNYAVSHVGAMGLMQVMPDTGTWLADKAGFRLGRSTNLFDAETNVTLGTAYLADLIERFGSVEKALVAYNAGPGLARRILAKKESRTKFMAGYPTKVVKEFRKLKAQQERELTLRDQQKTIDRQG
- a CDS encoding lmo0937 family membrane protein; protein product: MYWTMGMILLVLWGTGLTVGSTEGYWVHLLLLFALLTFVVGVVARGRRTAVS
- a CDS encoding HupE/UreJ family protein, which translates into the protein MKRFPWWGLGACLLLGARPALAHDADILYTQVHRTPDARASEVRQVLTMTGATLGRLVPAGVDADSDGALSQAELDARPDALSSGVWDALPLTAGGAPCARTAQAARARQTFIELTATFLCPEGRLRQRYGVLSVLPSGYRVILGSVGEGGAPGALFAEAGQPSLDIPDPGDVSSSAIGGFLGWVGLGMRHIFEGVDHLVFLLAVLLVGGGFKRVLLLVTSFTVAHSLTLGATALGWVVLDGERARWVEAAIALSIIYVAVENLLLREHRHRALVTFLFGLVHGFGFASVLAGYGLGDSVAKGLLGFNLGVELGQALVVAVLLPPLRMLQRRPRAHLGTVRVLSVGILAAGGYWMVQRALG
- the rplC gene encoding 50S ribosomal protein L3, giving the protein MKGLIGKKIGMTQVFTDEGNLVPVTVIDVSTCQVVGKRTPEKDQYSAVTLGFGEIREKILNKCERGFFKKNNAPYRRHLKEFRVTVEEATSFNVGDAVKADLFSKGQLVDVTGVTKGRGFSGVMRRWSFKGSQTKTHGTHEYQRHPGAIGQRKTPGRTYPNKKMPGHYGVEQVTTQNLTVVDVDLEKGLVLVKGAVPGHNNAIVYVRPSIKVAMREQHKSARRA
- a CDS encoding outer membrane beta-barrel domain-containing protein, producing the protein MNARTLRVFAPLVVWLAASAAAAQDDEAVLDNVVVRNRLYEPGGKLELSLGVGLPLQTHLTAHYFFNVGVAYNLFNTLAVEARAGYAASRHTGLARSISESFLAREDKRVTDELEDLWEMNLHGVAGIRWAPIYGKLSLVSDLPAHFQAYVWAGGGLGSFQRNSVIQCSQVVNRTAGVCDNRTSLDDRGSASEDYWVRETRVAPMVSAAVGFRFFILDKHGLRLEVRDWVFRDNYRVNLVREDWEAGRVTGESASSPGLTHLVQFDLGYTFSF